A region of the Synergistes jonesii genome:
GGGATCTTCCATCGCGCACCACTCCCTGCCTGAATGTAAGCGGGCGCGGGAGGACAAAGCTCCGTCCCGCGCCCATTTGTCAGCTTTAGTTAGCCGCCCGCGGCGCGAATCAAACTGACGCTATGTCTTTTAGCTCTTCTCCGCGGAGCACTTTTACTACATTTTCCGCAGTGCGGGTCTTGAGCTCCTTAAAAGACTCAACGGAGAGATAAGAAACGTGCGGCGTCACCGCTATCCCGGGGCAGTGAAATATAGGCTCGTCGAAAGAGGGAGGCTCGACCGCTACGACGTCTACTATCGCGCCGGAAATAATATGATTAGTCACAGCTTCTACAAGGTCTTTTTCTCTGACGATTTTGCCGCGGGCCGTGTTTATGAGGAGCGCGTCCGGCTTCATCCTGCTCAGCTGCTCTATTCCTATCATTCCTTCGGTCTCTGAGGTCAGCCTCGCATGTACGCTTACATAGTCCGCTTCCCCGAGCCCCTCCTCTAAGGAGTCGTATTTCCTTACCCCCATAGAGTCCATGGCCTCCTCGTTTACATACGGGTCATAGGCCGAGACCTCCATTTTGAGCGCTTTAGCTTTAGCGGCCGCCGTCCTGCCTATCCTTCCAAGGCCG
Encoded here:
- a CDS encoding C-terminal binding protein encodes the protein MGPLIWIIDEEWLDYEDEIRVLEQAFPSCAIKKSGYDYRGDLDKFGYLADAIISQIYVKLDAGAISKLEKCKVISVYGGGYDRVDVLSANKRGIAIAFVPGYCTDDIADYVMSCILRANKPIDSYGSALNDRIWGLPAAGKLRHRIQGSRLFIIGLGRIGRTAAAKAKALKMEVSAYDPYVNEEAMDSMGVRKYDSLEEGLGEADYVSVHARLTSETEGMIGIEQLSRMKPDALLINTARGKIVREKDLVEAVTNHIISGAIVDVVAVEPPSFDEPIFHCPGIAVTPHVSYLSVESFKELKTRTAENVVKVLRGEELKDIASV